One Spinacia oleracea cultivar Varoflay chromosome 4, BTI_SOV_V1, whole genome shotgun sequence DNA segment encodes these proteins:
- the LOC110775534 gene encoding uncharacterized protein isoform X2, which yields MKSQKISCLKCHKRGDTLVCNNWDCPIAVHESCMSFAARFDDTGSFYCPYCLYKKSLVECNQAKANALLANRALVSFMDMRTKNDAGHFKSLKRKEPDVPTNIKKRDDAKVDFNGLHQPMQVEGGHHDDSHLRDTVFGNQQQAGPRRGHCLSKGSAAKDDGNLTKYCHVSVKEVEKYKCGRLEEVQTQACLTKADSTIENHEKSSNKSDRMLCDDHFMKMKIKKKLENAGPPHEIGDCRIEDEEKLLVKLANSAVCSTREDTVFLAQKSRNLTNELEETTKTVEGCFNSGEEREQTQTEFQETPRCLAITNTLEITENLFMGTDCSFQDDCSVRTRVVENFDRPEETVEDLIGRTDKGERKVNDAVHSTRNDSQSLPQGGLGNSTINHLKIKQTMERYDDRLVEKVQTQKEPEETSVCCIKEDSSVVIKGKCDGINDSAYQDGYSVVRQMMVNSGNPNQYVGVGKYQRRRTDEGQTNFKSPIKPSYSTKKGNEPVKPEKSGSPIKENKETSKPVEQHYNGQVEKEQTQEESQEGCVCLTKEDIAAITEELEEVKDSVLEDKMVKNSENADQTAEIGKDCYGSAGGIKTQRKALQDVHRPSENNAEVKHELGNLTRKHLVTKKTFKGYHGAVAEIKQTPTNLRSSRDDDIKVMVEESDTENYTSSHCGRTEEGKTRNEKVPVSCEEFSSADESSNTNYLGHGNHAARKKKMKTNLKNNVHGNFSENSDNEVKEHELPTHGESRYKVESIKQILFAARGQLFCLLRDVGNYHGQHKKKKC from the exons atGAAGAGCCAGAAAATATCTTGCTTAAAATGCCACAAACGGGGTGATACCTTGGTTTGCAACAATTGGGACTGTCCAATCGCTGTTCATGAGAGCTGCATGTCCTTTGCTGCTCGCTTTGATGACACAGGGAGCTTCTACTGCCCATATTGTTTATATAAAAAATCACTTGTTGAATGTAACCAAGCAAAGGCAAATGCATTGTTGGCCAACAGGGCTCTTGTCAGTTTTATGGATATGAGGACTAAGAATGACGCTGGCCATTTTAAAAGTTTGAAGAGGAAAGAACCAGATGTACCaacaaatattaagaaaagGGATGATGCTAAGGTAGATTTTAATGGACTTCATCAACCTATGCAGGTTGAAGGTGGTCACCACGATGATAGCCACTTGCGTGACACAGTTTTTGGTAATCAACAGCAAGCAGGGCCAAGAAGAGGTCACTGTTTGAGTAAGGGGTCTGCTGCCAAAGATGATGGAAATTTGACCAAATATTGTCATGTCTCTGTAAAAGAAGTCGAAAAATACAAGTGTGGGAGGCTAGAAGAGGTACAGACACAAGCCTGCTTGACAAAAGCGGACAGCACAATAGAGAATCATGAAAAATCAAGCAACAAAAGTGATAGAATGTTGTGTGATGATCATtttatgaaaatgaaaataaagaagAAATTAGAAAATGCTGGACCGCCTCATGAAATTGGAGACTGTCGAATCGAAGATGAAGAGAAACTACTGGTCAAATTAGCAAACAGTGCTGTCTGTTCTACAAGGGAGGATACTGTTTTTCTGGCACAAAAGTCAAGAAATTTAACTAATGAGCTTGAGGAAACTACAAAGACAGTGGAAGGATGTTTTAATTCAGGGGAAGAAAGGGAGCAGACTCAGACAGAGTTTCAAGAAACCCCTCGATGTTTGGCAATAACAAATACATTAGAGATAACTGAGAATTTATTCATGGGAACTGATTGTTCATTCCAAGATGACTGTTCTGTAAGAACTCGAGTAGTTGAGAATTTCGACCGACCTGAAGAAACTGTAGAAGATTTAATTGGAAGGACAGATAAAGGAGAAAGGAAGGTAAATGATGCTGTCCATTCTACAAGGAATGACAGTCAATCATTACCTCAAGGAGGATTAGGAAATTCGACTATAAATCATCTAAAAATCAAACAGACAATGGAAAGATATGATGATAGATTGGTGGAAAAAGTCCAGACACAGAAAGAGCCTGAAGAAACCTCTGTCTGCTGTATAAAAGAGGACAGTTCTGTTGTGATAAAGGGAAAATGTGATGGGATAAATGACAGTGCATATCAAGATGGTTACTCTGTTGTAAGACAAATGATGGTAAATTCAGGGAACCCAAATCAATATGTTGGAGTTGGAAAATATCAGCGTCGAAGGACTGATGAGgggcaaacaaacttcaaatcaCCAATTAAGCCGTCCTATTCTACAAAGAAGGGTAATGAGCCAGTAAAACCTGAAAAATCAGGAAGTCCAATCAAAGAGAATAAGGAAACTTCAAAGCCAGTGGAGCAACATTACAATGGACAAGTAGAAAAAGAGCAGACACAGGAAGAGTCTCAAGAGGGTTGTGTTTGCTTGACAAAGGAAGATATAGCAGCAATAACTGAGGAATTGGAGGAGGTAAAGGATAGTGTATTGGAGGATAAAATGGTTAAGAATTCAGAGAACGCTGATCAAACTGCTGAAATTGGAAAAGATTGCTATGGAAGTGCAGGTGGAATAAAAACCCAGCGAAAAGCACTACAAGATGTCCATCGTCCAAGTGAAAACAATGCAGAAGTGAAACATGAATTAGGGAATTTGACAAGGAAACATTTGGTAACTAAAAAGACATTCAAAGGATATCATGGTGCAGTGGCAGAAATAAAGCAGACACCGACCAACCTACGAAGCTCCAGGGATGATGACATAAAGGTGATGGTTGAAGAATCTGATACAGAAAATTATACTTCATCTCATTGTGGAAGGACAGAAGAAGGGAAAACAAGGAACGAAAAGGTACCTGTGTCATGTGAAGAATTTAGCTCTGCCGATGAGTCATCTAATACTAATTACTTGGGGCATGGAAATCATGCCGctcggaaaaagaaaatgaaaacgaACTTGAAGAACAATGTGCATGGGAATTTTTCTGAAAATTCTGATAATGAAGTTAAAGAACATGAGCTTCCTACGCATGGTGAATCCAGATACAAAGTGGAATCCATAAAACAAAT TTTATTTGCAGCCAGAGGTCAACTGTTTTGCTTGCTGAGAGACGTAGGAAACTACCATGGACAGCACAAGAAGAAGAAATGCTAA
- the LOC110775533 gene encoding glucose-1-phosphate adenylyltransferase small subunit, chloroplastic/amyloplastic — translation MAAAGMAVIGAITIPSKNIQHGLAFSTSSLSGDKFLPTLSRRNIRISSDVERAPVIKAVSDSQNSQTCLDPEASRSVLGIILGGGAGTRLYPLTKKRAKPAVPLGANYRLIDIPVSNCLNSNISKIYVLTQFNSASLNRHLSRAYASNLGGYKNEGFVEVLAAQQSPENPDWFQGTADAVRQYLWLFEEHNVMEFLILAGDHLYRMDYERFIQAHRETDADITVAALPMDEKRATAFGLMKIDEEGRIIEFAEKPKGEQLQAMKVDTTILGLDDERAKEMPYIASMGIYVISKDVMLNLLRDKFPGANDFGSEVIPGATSIGLRVQAYLYDGYWEDIGTIEAFYNANLGITKKPVPDFSFYDRSSPIYTQPRYLPPSKMLDADITDSVIGEGCVIKNCKIHHSVIGLRSCISEGAIIEDTLLMGADYYETDADRKLLAAKGSVAIGIGQNSHIKRAIIDKNARIGDNVKIINSDNVQEAARETDGYFIKSGIVTVIKDALIPSGTVI, via the exons ATGGCAGCTGCAGGTATGGCCGTCATCGGGGCAATAACCATCCCATCTAAGAACATCCAACACGGCCTCGCATTCTCTACCTCCTCTCTCTCCGGTGACAAGTTTCTGCCTACCTTGTCTCGTCGTAATATCCGCATCTCTTCCGATGTTGAACGAGCTCCGGTTATTAAGGCCGTTTCTGATTCTCAGAATTCGCAGACTTGTCTTGATCCCGAAGCTAGCCGC AGTGTTCTAGGTATTATTCTTGGAGGTGGTGCTGGTACACGTTTGTACCCACTTACTAAGAAAAGAGCAAAGCCTGCGGTGCCGCTTGGTGCCAATTATAGGCTTATTGACATCCCAGTGAGCAACTGTTTAAACAGtaacatttccaaaatataTGTTCTTACTCAATTCAATTCTGCATCCCTCAACCGTCATCTTTCACGGGCGTATGCTAGTAATCTGGGAGGTTACAAGAATGAAGGGTTTGTAGAAGTTCTTGCCGCTCAGCAAAGTCCTGAGAATCCTGACTGGTTCCAG GGTACAGCTGATGCTGTCAGGCAATACTTGTGGCTATTCGAAGAGCACAATGTCATGGAATTCTTGATTCTTGCTGGTGATCATTTATATCGTATGGATTATGAAAGATTTATCCAAGCTCATAGAGAAACTGATGCAGACATTACTGTTGCTGCACTGCCGATGGATGAAAAGCGTGCTACTGCATTTGGTTTAATGAAAATTGACGAAGAAGGAAGGATTATTGAGTTTGCTGAGAAACCCAAAGGAGAACAATTGCAAGCTATGAAG GTTGATACCACTATCTTGGGTCTGGATGATGAGAGAGCAAAAGAAATGCCATACATAGCTAGTATGGGAATTTATGTTATCAGCAAAGATGTAATGCTAAATTTGCTTCGGGATAAATTTCCTGGTGCTAACGATTTTGGCAGTGAAGTTATTCCAGGAGCGACTTCCATAGGGCTAAGA GTTCAAGCTTACTTGTATGATGGTTATTGGGAAGATATCGGTACAATTGAGGCTTTTTACAATGCAAACTTGGGTATCACCAAAAAGCCGGTGCCAGATTTCAG CTTCTATGATCGTTCGTCTCCAATATATACACAACCTCGGTATTTGCCTCCTTCAAAGATGCTTGACGCTGATATAACTGACAGTGTCATCGGTGAAGGCTGTGTGATTAAG AACTGCAAGATTCATCATTCTGTTATTGGTCTCCGATCTTGCATTTCGGAGGGTGCAATTATTGAGGATACGCTGTTAATGGGAGCTGATTATTATGAG ACTGATGCTGATCGGAAACTCCTAGCTGCTAAGGGTAGCGTAGCTATTGGCATTGGGCAGAATAGCCATATAAAAAGAGCAATAATTGATAAGAATGCTCGGATTGGGGACAATGTCAAG ATTATCAACAGTGACAATGTACAAGAAGCAGCAAGAGAAACAGACGGTTACTTCATCAAGAGTGGAATTGTAACTGTTATCAAAGACGCCTTGATTCCGAGTGGAACCGTAATCTAA
- the LOC110775534 gene encoding uncharacterized protein isoform X1: MKSQKISCLKCHKRGDTLVCNNWDCPIAVHESCMSFAARFDDTGSFYCPYCLYKKSLVECNQAKANALLANRALVSFMDMRTKNDAGHFKSLKRKEPDVPTNIKKRDDAKVDFNGLHQPMQVEGGHHDDSHLRDTVFGNQQQAGPRRGHCLSKGSAAKDDGNLTKYCHVSVKEVEKYKCGRLEEVQTQACLTKADSTIENHEKSSNKSDRMLCDDHFMKMKIKKKLENAGPPHEIGDCRIEDEEKLLVKLANSAVCSTREDTVFLAQKSRNLTNELEETTKTVEGCFNSGEEREQTQTEFQETPRCLAITNTLEITENLFMGTDCSFQDDCSVRTRVVENFDRPEETVEDLIGRTDKGERKVNDAVHSTRNDSQSLPQGGLGNSTINHLKIKQTMERYDDRLVEKVQTQKEPEETSVCCIKEDSSVVIKGKCDGINDSAYQDGYSVVRQMMVNSGNPNQYVGVGKYQRRRTDEGQTNFKSPIKPSYSTKKGNEPVKPEKSGSPIKENKETSKPVEQHYNGQVEKEQTQEESQEGCVCLTKEDIAAITEELEEVKDSVLEDKMVKNSENADQTAEIGKDCYGSAGGIKTQRKALQDVHRPSENNAEVKHELGNLTRKHLVTKKTFKGYHGAVAEIKQTPTNLRSSRDDDIKVMVEESDTENYTSSHCGRTEEGKTRNEKVPVSCEEFSSADESSNTNYLGHGNHAARKKKMKTNLKNNVHGNFSENSDNEVKEHELPTHGESRYKVESIKQIQRSTVLLAERRRKLPWTAQEEEMLKEGVQKFSLTANKNTPWIKILEFGRHIFDGTRIPADLKDKWRNIKSKGNANFGAN, encoded by the exons atGAAGAGCCAGAAAATATCTTGCTTAAAATGCCACAAACGGGGTGATACCTTGGTTTGCAACAATTGGGACTGTCCAATCGCTGTTCATGAGAGCTGCATGTCCTTTGCTGCTCGCTTTGATGACACAGGGAGCTTCTACTGCCCATATTGTTTATATAAAAAATCACTTGTTGAATGTAACCAAGCAAAGGCAAATGCATTGTTGGCCAACAGGGCTCTTGTCAGTTTTATGGATATGAGGACTAAGAATGACGCTGGCCATTTTAAAAGTTTGAAGAGGAAAGAACCAGATGTACCaacaaatattaagaaaagGGATGATGCTAAGGTAGATTTTAATGGACTTCATCAACCTATGCAGGTTGAAGGTGGTCACCACGATGATAGCCACTTGCGTGACACAGTTTTTGGTAATCAACAGCAAGCAGGGCCAAGAAGAGGTCACTGTTTGAGTAAGGGGTCTGCTGCCAAAGATGATGGAAATTTGACCAAATATTGTCATGTCTCTGTAAAAGAAGTCGAAAAATACAAGTGTGGGAGGCTAGAAGAGGTACAGACACAAGCCTGCTTGACAAAAGCGGACAGCACAATAGAGAATCATGAAAAATCAAGCAACAAAAGTGATAGAATGTTGTGTGATGATCATtttatgaaaatgaaaataaagaagAAATTAGAAAATGCTGGACCGCCTCATGAAATTGGAGACTGTCGAATCGAAGATGAAGAGAAACTACTGGTCAAATTAGCAAACAGTGCTGTCTGTTCTACAAGGGAGGATACTGTTTTTCTGGCACAAAAGTCAAGAAATTTAACTAATGAGCTTGAGGAAACTACAAAGACAGTGGAAGGATGTTTTAATTCAGGGGAAGAAAGGGAGCAGACTCAGACAGAGTTTCAAGAAACCCCTCGATGTTTGGCAATAACAAATACATTAGAGATAACTGAGAATTTATTCATGGGAACTGATTGTTCATTCCAAGATGACTGTTCTGTAAGAACTCGAGTAGTTGAGAATTTCGACCGACCTGAAGAAACTGTAGAAGATTTAATTGGAAGGACAGATAAAGGAGAAAGGAAGGTAAATGATGCTGTCCATTCTACAAGGAATGACAGTCAATCATTACCTCAAGGAGGATTAGGAAATTCGACTATAAATCATCTAAAAATCAAACAGACAATGGAAAGATATGATGATAGATTGGTGGAAAAAGTCCAGACACAGAAAGAGCCTGAAGAAACCTCTGTCTGCTGTATAAAAGAGGACAGTTCTGTTGTGATAAAGGGAAAATGTGATGGGATAAATGACAGTGCATATCAAGATGGTTACTCTGTTGTAAGACAAATGATGGTAAATTCAGGGAACCCAAATCAATATGTTGGAGTTGGAAAATATCAGCGTCGAAGGACTGATGAGgggcaaacaaacttcaaatcaCCAATTAAGCCGTCCTATTCTACAAAGAAGGGTAATGAGCCAGTAAAACCTGAAAAATCAGGAAGTCCAATCAAAGAGAATAAGGAAACTTCAAAGCCAGTGGAGCAACATTACAATGGACAAGTAGAAAAAGAGCAGACACAGGAAGAGTCTCAAGAGGGTTGTGTTTGCTTGACAAAGGAAGATATAGCAGCAATAACTGAGGAATTGGAGGAGGTAAAGGATAGTGTATTGGAGGATAAAATGGTTAAGAATTCAGAGAACGCTGATCAAACTGCTGAAATTGGAAAAGATTGCTATGGAAGTGCAGGTGGAATAAAAACCCAGCGAAAAGCACTACAAGATGTCCATCGTCCAAGTGAAAACAATGCAGAAGTGAAACATGAATTAGGGAATTTGACAAGGAAACATTTGGTAACTAAAAAGACATTCAAAGGATATCATGGTGCAGTGGCAGAAATAAAGCAGACACCGACCAACCTACGAAGCTCCAGGGATGATGACATAAAGGTGATGGTTGAAGAATCTGATACAGAAAATTATACTTCATCTCATTGTGGAAGGACAGAAGAAGGGAAAACAAGGAACGAAAAGGTACCTGTGTCATGTGAAGAATTTAGCTCTGCCGATGAGTCATCTAATACTAATTACTTGGGGCATGGAAATCATGCCGctcggaaaaagaaaatgaaaacgaACTTGAAGAACAATGTGCATGGGAATTTTTCTGAAAATTCTGATAATGAAGTTAAAGAACATGAGCTTCCTACGCATGGTGAATCCAGATACAAAGTGGAATCCATAAAACAAAT CCAGAGGTCAACTGTTTTGCTTGCTGAGAGACGTAGGAAACTACCATGGACAGCACAAGAAGAAGAAATGCTAAAG GAAGGCGTGCAGAAGTTTTCATTAACGGCTAACAAGAATACCCCGTGGATTAAAATATTGGAATTTGGACGTCATATTTTTGATGGGACCCGCATTCCAGCTGATCTTAAGGACAAGTGGAGGAACATAAAGAGTAAGGGAAATGCAAATTTTGGTGCCAACTAA